The genomic segment ATCTTTAACGGCAGCATTCAGATCTCAGTAGAAAACCTGTGCAGGATCAGCTATGCCCTCTTTCCACCTAGCACCATGGTAAGCCCACCAGGCCCTCCTCCTACCTTTGATTTGGTTAAAACAAATTAGTGCTGGATCTGCTTTCCCAAGCTTTATGGTTCACATCAGTCTCCATCATTAATTAATTGGATTTCATGGGAAGGAGTCAGACCCTGACTACCTTGGGGCAGTCCCCACTCCTTTTGCAGTGTATTTTTAGTGGACACTGCTGATGGGTGACCAGCCTGGGACAGGGTCCCGCCTTGTTTGACAGCCTGCAAAGGACCAGTGTGTTGGTGGCTGGAAACCACCCAAATTCCCTCCCAGATTGTCACTCCCAACCCTCCACAGCAAAACAGCTTTGCATACATTCTGCCCCTCCATCCTGAAAGGAGAGCTCTTTAGTGACCTCTAGTGTTTCTCTTTGCAGATCTTGAACGACATTTTTTCCCAAGGGTACCAGGACACTGCCCTTTTCCTATGCAGGAACAGTAAGTATTACCCCAGGACCCGAAGAGCAGCCTAGAAGCACGACCTGCTCAGCAGAGCATAACCAATGCAGTTGGCCAAACATCAGGCCTTTCTTTTCATGGCTCACAGATGCCTTTGGCTTTAACTACTTTGACGGCAATTTCCGCTTTGCCAGCATGTGTGGGAAGAGCGACTTTCCGCAGCCTAACGGGATGTTAAACAGCCTGAGCAAAAGGGTGCCACAGTACCTGGTGCCGCACTTCCTTCCAGGTAGAGGATTCAGGGTGCTGACCTTGGGTTTTGGGGGTGGCTGAGGCAAGTAAACACTTTAAGGGGATCAATATTATATTTAAAGCATTATTGAGATTTTTATTAGGGTAAATATGTCTATAGCTGCAGTAGCCATTGCAAAGAGGCTTTGTAAGAGTGGCTCAAGCTCGATCCTGGCATGGGCTCAGTACATatgggctgagctgcagcaagaGTGGCTGAACAGGAGGAATTGTTGCCTTTATATTTCTAATGACTGGTCTTTATTTACTTCGGTGTTGTCACCCATGGGAACAGGCCTGGCTCGGTGGAAGAAGCAGGAGATGTTCAGACTGCAGGATCCACTGTCAAAGGTCCTGTTGCAGCCATACAAGCTGCCAGCGTTTCTTAAGAAGGGGTAAGACCATCTCAATAAAGGCATCAAAGCTGAGACTGATGGAGAAACAACTGGTTGTGCCTTCAGCAGTGGCAAGAAAGGCTGAAGGGATATAGTGCCAGGTTAGCTCTGGGCAGAAAGGCACCCCTGCAAGTCCACTGCTGGGGTGTATAACAGGCTGTAGTATCCTTCAGGTGGCAGCTCTACATGAAACACCAAGAGgcagtgcaggctggcagcaagTCCATGTTTAACTATAAACCAGGGCAAGCTGATGCACACCCACTGCTTTTGCAAGATAAActtagcagcagctccttcctctTCAGGAAGATTTGGTATTCTCTGACGCCAAGCCCTGAGAGAGTGGGTGCAGCAAGCATAGGATTAATTGGGTATGGAAAAGAGAATCACCACGTGCATTTGCTGTTAACTCTCCCCCTTTCGCTGTACTTACCAGACCTTAAACTCCACctgcttattttgcttttgcaggCTGAAGCAGCTGTGGAAGCTGCTGGAAGACATCGTCTCCCTGGCAAAACAGTTCCAGAAGCTCCTCCAAACTGTGGTGCCCAGCTTGCCTAAGAGAGCCATGGCCAAGGGGTAAGATGCCTGGGCAGAAGCAGGGCAGGGTGCAGGGCAGGGAAACCCCAGGGGAGCTCACCCCAGGGGAGCTCACCCATGGGTCACTGAAGATGAGTTTGGCTAAAAATTCCAATCTGGGGTACTTCATCTTTAAAGTATTGTTTACCCTGGGATGCTGTACTATTTATTTAGTAGCATCTGAAAAAAGCTACAAAACGGCATAGTGCTGCTTCCCTATGGCAATGTATTCCAGAACATTTATATGCTGGGCTCTGTCCTAGGAGGACACATGAAGTGTGTCCACAAAAAACCCAACTAGCATTTTGGCACTGAACTCTCCAGTATTCAAGGCAGTTAGCTTGCCAGAGACTTTTTAGCTGTGCCTACCCAAAGCTTACTTCCACGTTACTTTGCAGGCAGCTGGAAAGGGACTGGCACAGAAAGATTTTATCCTGCAGGCAGCTATTGCTGTGCGATTCCTCATCCGAGAAACAGTCCTTCAATGTCAGACAtccctgttttttatttttttatttttgtccatgATGGTTAACTCACCCTGGCTCAATTAACCACCCACTTGTTCCCTTAGGTAACCATCCCGGATGGGCCCTGGGGTTCTCCAACACCAAGTAGTTTTCCATCCCAGGAAGCAGTGGGTGACACCAGAGATTGTTTCACATGGCTGCATGGCTGCTGTCTTTGTGGAGTTCTGCAGGGGTGGCTTTTTCACTTGGGGAAATGGGCTGATTTTGTTTCTAGAGTTATTGCTGCAGTCTCCCTATCCAGGCCTGACCAGCTTTAACATGATGGCCAAGGAAAAGCACTGCAGTGTTGCATCTGCAGCCAAACCACAGGCTGCACAGGAGGGATCCAGCATCTTGACTTGCATGTATGTATAGCCCAGCCACTGTTTTACCTAACCACTGACCACCAGAAGCAtccctctcccttttttaaTCCAGATCGCAGGACAGGCATTTGCCAGgaaatgttacattttaaatgcatcaaaAACTTTCAAACTTCCTAGTttcctgaaattattttacCAACTACCTATTCTTGAGCTCCAAATGCACTTGGAGGCCTGCTTTTCCTGCCAGTGGATGTAGGGGAACCTTTGGACCACATTAAATTTGCATCAGTTAAGAAGGAAGGATGGAGAAGCCTAACGATTAACTCTTCTTCTTCAAAGCACTGCAGTCCTGGAGACTGTATCTATTACACAGCGAGAGCTGACATTTCACAAATACATTAGTTCTTTCCATCGTTCTGTCATTTGCTGATACAAGCAGTGTACAACCTAGGCAAACACACCTCTTGTTGCTGATCTTGTTGCTGTAGAAAGAATTGGCAGCACTCATTTCAAACACCTTTTGCACATCAGATGCTGATGGATTGGCTGTATCCCCAACCAAGTCTCCTGCATTTGTTGGTTCCTGATGGGCAGTGAACAGCACAATAGCACAAGCTGTTTATTTGAATAAACAGCTTGTTTAATTGCACAAAGGGAAATAGTACAGATGGAAGTTTCATCCAAATAGCTCTGGGGACTGCAGGCTTGAGTGTGGGATAGCTATAGGCTGCATTGATATAAACAGATTCTAAGCTAACTATGACTGCACAGTGAAAGATGTATAATTACATCCTGCTATCTCTGCTTGAAATCAATGACCTGGAAATACTATATATGCAATGTGCACCTCTGAGCTTGCTAAAAGAAACCTGGGTGCTTGTTTTCATTGGATCCATCAAAACCTGTTCCTATCTCCCTTCTGTACTGGACAGATTTATACAACTCAAGCCCCTCAGCTAAAGCTGGGATGCTCGAAACCAGCTCGTGAACTATGACCATCTACCCCACCACAGGTCAAAGCAGAGGTGGGACAGAGACACCCGCCActcccaggcaggagcagggctggtcAGCCTGTCATCTGCTTTAGCTTATACTACACTTCTGCATTCCCTTCCAGGCAGACAGCCCCACTGTGCAACAGCCTTTCTCCTGGTCTCTCTAGCAAGTACCACCACCCTTTAGCAGGATAGGGCCATTTCAGTCAGCCTCAGACAGTTACAGTATTTCTCACTCAAATGGGAATTAAAATCCCCCAAAGAAAACTGTCATATAAGAATTGGATATCCAAATCCACCAAGTTTGTCTGCAAATCTTAGCCACCAAACAGGAGCATAGCTTGAAGGGCATTTCACCTGCCCAAGTTATGTGGTATGGTGCTTGATCAAACAGAGCTAGCAAAACTTCAGGAATTTtctgttaacaaaaaaaaaaacaaaaaacaaaaaacagcctaCAGGGAACATCTTAAACAGAACTCCCATACCACAAGCCTGCAGATGTGTGTTAGGAACTAAGTAGTGACTCATCATACATATCAGCTGCTTTATGCTTTATTAAGCCTTCATCTTTTCAAGTAAGCACATCTGGTGCTGTCTGCTCTCCACAAGCTTGGGGCTAATGGCACAAAGGAGTCTTTGCAAGGGGCAGAAGCAAAGTTTGACATTTTTTTGAATCATCTCATGCAGGAGCTTGTTTCAAGCTGGGAAAGCCAGATGCACTCCCTTCAAACCATGCAGCAGATTCTGTATTTCTCCTGAAACAGCCCTGCTCAGGTAGGGTAATGAGGCCTGCAGGGATAGGAGGAGTGCTGTGgcccagcctgtgctggtgACATTATTGCCAGTGTGTTCTTCAATGCATCTTGGTGTGTGTCAGCAGGCTGGGTTGCAAGTTGCTCTCTTCTCTTTGAAACATAAACTGGGGTAAAAGGCAGCAGATGCATTAGAAACAATCTTCTGTAGCTGGCAAGACCCTAAAGGGAGTAAAACCACATTGATCAATTTGACTGACTCTTCTGTGACAAACTGGATTCAAATACCTGATAGGgctgcttccttcccttctgttATCTCCAATGTAATAGGATAAGCATGTTTTGAAATGCTTAAAACAATGTCCCCATATTGCTGTTCTGCTGCTTGGATTAGTCTACATTGAATCCCATAGAAATATGAAGCCCAAGGTAGCTGTGATGAAGGTTTGGACACAATCCAAGCAATTAGGTACTTTCTCTGAAGCTAGATCCCACCCTAGATCCAGCAGGAGGGGAATCTTGGGGCCTGATCCATGCAACTGAgcgaaaacaaaacaaacgtGTCCTATCCTGTGTCTCAGGGTTTTTGCTGCAGATATTTTATCGTGAACTGACTGTTTCTATGTTAGATACTAAGGGCTTCAAAAATGTCCTGCTGGGCAGATGGATAAAGAGGCAAATGTTTGTGATTAACTCACTAATCTACCCTGAGCTTTGCTCCTGTGCAAGCCTTACAGAACAATAGTCCTTTTGGAGCTCTTCTGGCTTATTCAGGAACACAGTTGAGAGCTGTGTGCAGGTTTATACCCTTGCTTATTTAGTTACACTAATGACCTTACAGTGTTGTACACATAGACAATAAAATAGTCTTTTTCTAACCTAATCAGGGCTTTTCCTTCCCAGCCATGAGAAATCTGAGGCACTTCTCCCCAGGAGACTGAGAGCCCTTACTAATGTCTTGGTTGTTATGTGGCCTAACAAGTAAGTCTTGATTCCTACCACAGGTGATCTTAGGTTAGTGAAAACTGTTacagcccagctgctggcttGGGGAAAGCTCATTTTAATTCCTACCCTCAAAACTAGAGACAAAGGAATCCCTGATTGTCCAGACCCCGTCCAGCCTCCAAATAAACCTGTTTGCTATTCTGCTACTTTCAAAAGCTACATGTAGATCAGACTGATTGAGATAAACAAGCAAGCATGCAAACTATTATGCATTTTCACAGTAGGCCTCTTTCCATTGGTTGAGTTGTCAGTACTTTACACtggttttcaaatgaaatgtctttttttgctttcatttaaggttttgcattcattttccaAGGTTTTAATTTTAGATATGGAATGTTGAGGTCCCTGTTTCCCCCCCTCTGTATTTCTCATCTGGTGTGGTCCTCCTAGGTGTAGAAGCACTATATTTgtatcttttttcattttttttcttcaatgtaTGTGGTAACATCTTAAATCACCACCATGTTGGAAAAGCTGTGTAATTTCCCCTAAACTGGCAAACTTGGAAATGCTGGAagactcagaaaaacaaaagaaataataaaaggaaaaagcaatgaTGCACCCCAGCACATTACTTCATTGTATTCTGCTAGTAACAAAAAGACAAACTGGAATTTGAAATGTTTAGAGTTCAACAGTTTTCCAtgtcaaaactgaaatgtgatTGAGCATTATTTTTGCACAGGATTTCATAAAACTAGTTCTGGGTTTAAACTTGGCTTATTTTGCTTAAAACCAACTCAGGCAGAGGCTTATCTGCAGCTCTAAAAATCTTTTCTTGCACATAGTTGCATGCTGCAATAATTAAGTAGAAATTTTGGTTTGACTGCCATAGCAAAGCCAGCCCTAACTATTGAGACATACTGCTCCTTCCCTTACCCTTAATGAAATGATGTGTGGGCAGAACCAGTTATTACCTCACAATGTAAGTCACTTTCTTATAAGAAAGAGCTACTCCTCCAAAGGGCCTTTCTGAGATAGCCACGGACTAAGATCTGTACTTCATCTGTGGGGGAAATGATAATGTGGGCAGCTGGAAGTTCAGGTGCTATTTATCAGAAGTCTGCTagggagaagcagaggaaaCATGTACCTGCTCTCAAACTTCATCCAAAACAAGCTCAGCACAAGGCTTCACTAATATCCACTGAGGGGAATCTCTCCCTTTCCAGATGTTTTCACCTCGTTGAGCCTGTAAAAACCCAAATAACATTCTAGACTGGGGCAAGTGTCACATAATGAAAATTGATGGGATAAAAAAGGGGTTGGTCCTCTACCTTTCTGATGGTTGCAAAGGGTGGTTTGGGTCTTCTCCATCTATTTCTTGTGCTGTCTGAATGCTTAGTATCTTCTCTTTGGTGATGTCCTCAGGGTCTGTGGCCCTGGAGTGAAGTATTCTTGCTTCTGGCTTCCTGTGCAGGGTCCCTTCACCTTTCTGACACAATTCCTTGTCCAATTGTTTAAAGTCCTCAGCAAGATAATTTATACCAAATAAACCTGGAGGAAGAGAAGACAGTTCTCACAGGTTATGGGTCAACTCCAGCAATGCGAGGCATGACCACAGGCAACTGGAAGACAAGAGGACTGATGACCACAGTGCATAGTTAATCTGAGTTGGGTTTCTGGGTCAGGGACCACCAAacaattttgtttgctttgtgcaTCAGTGGATGATAAGTCTCACACAAAGCACCAGAGCCCATGTTCCTCATGTCTAGGTCATCAGGACCTCTGTTCCCTGGAAAACTCTACCATTCCCAGCATGGCATAAGAAGAGAGGTGACCTAACACCTTCAGAGGAGAAGGAGTAAACAGGGAGCTTCAGCACTGGACACAAGAAGGATGGGACTCAAGTAATCCTGTCAATGTCAGAGATGCTGGAGTCTCTCCTCCAGTCGCTTTATATGTGCCAGCAGCATATCCCTTACCCTCTGTCGGAAAACCATCGCTGTAAGAGAATCACCTGACCTACCTGCTCCTCATTCCCAACCACTTACTCAGGTTTTTTAAGAAGGTGACAGTGTCCCGGTAGCCATCGGCATAAAACTGGTCACAAACCTGCAGGGGGGAGGTAGCAGTCAGGACAGATGAGCTAGCTATAGGGGCCTCATGGCTCTGGGTACCTGTAGAAGTAGCTCACTTGCTTTGTAGGGCACTGCAAAATACACAGGAAACggtagatatttttttttgatatctGAAAAATACAATCAGAGATTTGGAAATTGAAGAAGGCAGCTGGGCAATCTTTGGGACAGATGTCATATTCGCCAGCAAAAGCAGACACGGTGATCATGGTCTGGGATGTGAAGTTGGCCTTCCACATGCCAAGTTCCCCATCAACGTAACGCtaggagagaaaagaaggaacCCTGAGCCACCTTCTCCGAGAAGGGAGAGCTGTGTCACATACATGCATATGGCACTTCTTCCCCACCCAGTCACAAATAGGCCtgagggatgggggctgtggAGGTCTCCCAGGGAGCACTGTCCTTTTCACGTGCTCCAGGTCTACAACTACCACATCCTGTCTCCCTGTAGAACATTTATTCTTTAACAGATTATTGGGAGAATGTAGCAGAAAGACACCACAAACCCCAAGGACTAAGGGTAGCTGCTTTTGTGAGGAGGTCACTTGGGTCTGCAGCGTAGTCAGGCAGTGGGGCACCTAGGTTTAGCTCTTCCCTCTGCAGATGCTGTGTGCACAGCACTAAGCAACTTTGGTGGCAAACACTGGGGTACAAATGCACCTAATGCCACCAATGGAAGAAGGACACAGGTGAGATGGGCCCTTGGCCTGACCCAGGACATGATCTCAGGACCACAGGAGTACTCACCACCCCATGGTACAGAGGAGGGAGAAAGCCAAAACACAAAGGGACGAAGCAGCTGCATAACAGGGCCTACGGGAGAGAAAAGAAGTACATTGGTGGGCAAAGAGTCATGAAAATGTCTTGCCTTTGGAGACAGTGGCTCATCTGTGGATACTGAAATGAGACCCATTGCTTGGTCACTGGGTACCACTGACTGTTGCAAACCAGACCACAGAGGGTATCCACAGCCAGGGGCAGAGAAGGAGGAAGGTAACCTGCGAAACACCTTATTATGCTCCCCATGTATGCAGGCCTTTAGATAATTCAGCCAGGAATCAAAAAGGATCATTTTTGATGGTTTTCAGCTTGCCACCCTGTCTGGTttctgtattgggtttatgtagcaaggttttggtactggggggctgcaggggtggcctctgtgagaagaatccagaagttgcctcatgttagataagggcctgCTCCAGCCAGCTCAAAGAGACCTGCCAtgggccagagccaagccagtaagtgatgttgtttgcacctctgtgagagcagatttaaggaagggaaaaaaaataaacaaaacaaaactgctgcaccacagaagctggaagagcaagaagtgagaagcagccctgcagcccccaaggtgagtgcagcaggaggccgggaggtgctccaggctcacagcagcagttcccctgaggcctgtggagaggcccctggtggagcaggctgtccccctgcactcatgggtcccacatggagcagatctccacgctgcagcctgtgaagaGGAGCccaagcaggagcaggtgatctggagGGAGCAGCCACCTATGGcagacccgtgctggagcagttttctcctgagggatggacccatATGGGAGAAGTTCTTGAAAAGCTGCTGTCTGaaggcagcccccacaggctcagttcaggaaggatggcatcccttgggagggaccccacgtggagcagggggaccaagaaggagcagcagagacgaAGTGCTAGGGACTGACTACAgctcccattccctgttcccctgtgctgctcagaggAAGCATGTAAAAGAGAGTGGAtagggggaaggtgtttttagtttctcactgctctaacTTGTTagcaataggtaataaattacattaatctgcCCATgacgagtctgttttgcccataatgataattgttgagtcatctccctgtccttatctcagtccttaagcccttttcattgtattttctcacattttctctttgaggaggggaaatgagatagcagttgtggtggagctctgctgctcagctgaGCAAAATCACCACAGCttcagagggcagtgaggacaaATCACAGCAAAGAGTCAGGCTTCCCTTGTGGATGCCCGTAGGGCAAAGATAAATCACACTcagcctcccctctcccctaGGGGACCTGGGAGGCTCTCACCTGAATGAGGTCCTCCTTTGTGGCAAATTCCGAAACTGTCACGCTTCTCCAGTCATGTACGCGGGTGAGGATAACATGTAATTTCCCAGATACCAGCTGGTGGGCATTCACAGGCAGAAATTTATTTAAGACATCCTTTAGGACGTGAAGGATTTTCCCTCGAGAGGATAAAAGCCCTTTGACACAGTATATATCACCACTGATTAACAGCTTCTGCAACTCATCTaaagccaaaacaaagcaattattagttatttattttctcagataTATTTCCACCTGGAAAAAGGGCATTTCACCATGCTGTTAAATACTGATAAAGAGACACTGTCTTCAGTAGGGCTGAAGCTCTCATGTGTGGACCCAGATTTTCCAATAACTTCAACATTGCAAAAagcagaagtgttttgttttctaatccCATCTCTCTATTTCCtccatcttaaaataaaatttggagaTATGGAAGAAAACCTTGTTTGCTCTATGTCTTAGTGTATTTCTGAGTTCTGTGACtataaatttctttttaattcatgGGACAGTAATACTGATTCTCTCcatattcagtattttctttcccctctgtttTATGAATCtaccaaaaaccccaaacattATGCAGAGcacttttatttcttatatTAGGTAGACTTATCATTAATTCAAATTAATAAGACTCAACGACTTATTTTATAACTATACCTTGCCTATTTTCTCTGTGCTGGTTAATTTTTCCATGCCTTTCAATCTTAAAGAAGTAAACAAAGTAAAATTCTGAGGAATTTACTGTAAAAGTCTGAGGAATTAACTGCTGATTAAGgataacaattaaaaaagatCTTTTGCAGCTCCAGCATATCTAGACATTTGATCTCTCTACACAGAGAATAAATGGAAGTGCATAGCCCTTACCCATATCGCACTCGCACAATACCAATGCAGCTAAAATCGATCCTGAAGATGCCCCATAGATCTTGGATGCAGATTTCAGTATCTCAGGTGACAATTCCTGCAAAGCCTTTAACACTCCAGCTTCATACACTTGCATGAAACTGCAGCCTCTCAGCAGTAAAGAGAAAGACCTCCTCTCGTTTCTCTTTATCTTCATTACTTCTTCTGACACAAAATGCTCAAGTCACAAGAGAGCAGCTGCACTGGATAGATTCACAAGTCTCTCCTAAAGCCAGGCAATGCTTGGCTGTTCCAAGCCTGCTCCTGTTTCTGGCTGTTTCTGGCCACACTCTTGGTGTCTTTTTATCTCTCTATTTGACAGAGATCTCAAAGAGAAGTGTCTATTGAAACAACAAAAGTGGGCAGAACCGTGTGACGTGATGATGTTTTTTAATACCTAAGGCcactcattaaaataaatgaactgtGTTGCGATATGTTTCTAAGAAAGGTGTGCATTGAGCTGCTGGGTAAAAGCCCCAGGCAGTGTGGAGGGCCGCATGTCTCCAGGGAAGCAGCCTGGAGGTCAACAAAGGCTCATTTCTGAGCCCTCCAGAGGGAAAAGCTGATTCCCTAAAATGGTGAATGGCATGAGTGGTACCATGGGGTCCTGGCCCAAGTTTCCAGACTACTGGTAGGTAGGAAGCAACAAATATTCCCTGGTATACAAGTGTCTTGCAAGATGCTACTCAAAACTGTCTCATCCCTTTTGTCACAGGTTAGCAAACCCTGTCATAGGGAGTAGAGAACTTGCAGAAGGTGATTGGATtatgaaataaattacaattcaagttGTTTTCCTAGTTCCACAATTTTAGGGTTTTAGATTACTCACAAATGCTAAAAATTCAGAGTACATGTAACAAGTCCTGGCTTAATCTGCCTCCTAAATGACTGAGGTTTCAGTAGAGCAATAAGtcaataaaaaagtaaaaagggtGAAAAAGTCTGACAAACACAGTGCTCTATTGATTATCCACCCAGGAATAATCCACCAAGGCCTTCTTAGTCTTGCAGCTTGGTGACATGTTGCAAAACTACTGTGTGGAAAAGCAGCactgaaagctgagcaagagcAGTGGCAGCTGTccaacaaataacaaaatttgGACGTTTCTCCCCAAGACGCATGACGATCTATCCAACGTCTTTGTAAAAAAAGCTTCCAAAACCACCTAGGAGAGGTTTGTTGTCTTTTTGCTATGTGTTGATGTAGCACTTTTAGTTAAGTGTCTGGGTGCAGACCTGATCTATGTAAGGAGACCGCAAAGCAACCCTCGTGTCAGCATAGCAGCTAACAGGGCTGTTGTCTGCACTAAACCCTAAACTTCTGTCTGAGCACCATTGGCACAGTGTTAATCCAGCTCCAGTTCCACATGAGAGCCGTGTGTGTCACCACCCAGCTCCACCCAGCAGCCAAGCCACTAAGCTCCTTGTAcacacctttatttttttatttgcagattTATTTGCATTGCAGATCCCAGTGTTGAACTGCAAAGGGAAAAGAGCGAAGGAAAATTGGAATTTTCAGGATGACAGGAATAAATATACTCTATGTTtaggcaaagagaaaaaaacgtATGGGAAATAGTTGTCTGTCTACCCTTTAGTGTAA from the Anas platyrhynchos isolate ZD024472 breed Pekin duck chromosome 27, IASCAAS_PekinDuck_T2T, whole genome shotgun sequence genome contains:
- the LOC119714000 gene encoding uncharacterized protein; this encodes MTTEDKEKAEILYAFFTSVFNSQTSYPWGTQPPDLKVWDGEQNKPTTNQVDTVRDLLLHLDCHKSVGPEGVRPRVLRELADMIAEMLSIIYQQSCFVLALDELQKLLISGDIYCVKGLLSSRGKILHVLKDVLNKFLPVNAHQLVSGKLHVILTRVHDWRSVTVSEFATKEDLIQALLCSCFVPLCFGFLPPLYHGVVCDQFYADGYRDTVTFLKNLSLFGINYLAEDFKQLDKELCQKGEGTLHRKPEARILHSRATDPEDITKEKILSIQTAQEIDGEDPNHPLQPSERLNEVKTSGKGEIPLSGY